Proteins co-encoded in one Zymomonas mobilis subsp. mobilis ATCC 10988 genomic window:
- a CDS encoding ferredoxin--NADP reductase has product MSEFAEILDETTGLQPNKVLTVEKVQWVKHWNDRLFSFTISRPSSFRFRSGEFVMIGLPGESKKPLLRAYSVASPSYAEELEFLSIKVENGPLTSHLQKIKEGDEIYLGRKPTGTLVADTLLPGKRLFLLATGTGLAPFLSIIRDPDIYDRFEKIILVHSVRRVSDLAYYDDLVNQIADDPLVSEEAAEQFTYIPTVTREEFERTSRINTMIEDGSLFTDRIGLPKKLDPATDRLMLCGSMDMIKDFEKYLNEQGFKEGSNSEPGDFVIERAFVD; this is encoded by the coding sequence ATGAGCGAATTCGCTGAAATCTTAGACGAAACCACGGGATTACAGCCGAATAAAGTCCTGACGGTTGAAAAAGTTCAATGGGTCAAACATTGGAATGACAGACTTTTTAGTTTTACTATTTCAAGACCCAGCAGCTTCCGCTTCCGTTCCGGTGAATTCGTGATGATCGGTTTACCCGGTGAAAGTAAAAAGCCGCTTTTACGCGCTTATTCTGTCGCCAGCCCTTCCTATGCGGAAGAATTAGAATTTCTTTCTATCAAAGTCGAAAATGGCCCCCTGACCTCTCACCTTCAAAAAATTAAAGAAGGGGATGAAATTTATCTGGGACGCAAACCGACTGGCACCTTGGTTGCAGACACCCTTTTACCCGGTAAGCGGCTTTTCCTGTTAGCAACAGGCACCGGCCTTGCGCCCTTCTTAAGCATTATTCGCGATCCAGATATTTACGATCGCTTTGAAAAAATCATTCTGGTTCACAGCGTCCGCAGAGTAAGCGACCTTGCCTATTATGATGATCTGGTAAACCAGATTGCGGATGATCCGCTGGTCTCCGAAGAAGCCGCAGAACAATTCACCTATATTCCAACCGTTACCCGAGAAGAATTTGAGCGCACTAGCCGCATCAATACCATGATTGAGGATGGTTCCTTATTCACCGATCGGATTGGTCTGCCGAAAAAGCTTGATCCAGCGACAGACCGCCTGATGCTTTGTGGTAGCATGGACATGATTAAGGACTTTGAAAAATACCTCAATGAACAGGGATTCAAAGAAGGCTCTAACAGCGAACCCGGTGATTTCGTAATCGAGCGAGCTTTTGTTGACTAA